The following coding sequences lie in one Nakaseomyces glabratus chromosome I, complete sequence genomic window:
- the ERG24 gene encoding delta(14)-sterol reductase (CAGL0I02970g~Ortholog(s) have delta14-sterol reductase activity and role in cellular response to drug, ergosterol biosynthetic process, filamentous growth of a population of unicellular organisms in response to biotic stimulus, pathogenesis) translates to MLNPKTKHFEFNGVVGAVAISVGLPIFTVFLNQMVRPEYYIEGWFSNFNLDKVFSGLHSLDYYFVDRWDLWVYYLTWYFVLAFLDVVLPGRVMEGVELRDGTKLKYKINGVALSTFMVVVVAMRWQLTQGRVPELQFLYKNHVDICVIAILFSALLATYCYIASFVPLLINSPNGVGTNEKILALGGNSGNPIYDWFIGRELNPRIGPLDLKMFSELRPGMLLWLLINLSCLHHHYLRTGTFNDALVLVNLLQGFYIFDGVLNEEGVLTMMDITTDGFGFMLAFGDLALVPFTYSLQARYLSVSPIELGLPRVIFIVGVMALGFYIFRSANKQKSDFRQGNLPHLKSIQTKRGTKLLADGWWAKSQHINYFGDWLISLSWCLTTWFQTPLTYYYSLYFATLLLHRQQRDEHKCREKYGENWAEYEKQVPYKIIPYVY, encoded by the coding sequence ATGTTGAATCCCAAGACTAAGCATTTCGAGTTTAACGGTGTGGTCGGTGCCGTGGCCATCTCCGTGGGGCTGCCTATATTCACAGTGTTCCTGAACCAGATGGTCAGACCCGAGTACTACATCGAGGGCTGGTTCAGCAATTTCAATCTGGATAAGGTGTTCAGCGGGCTGCACTCGCTGGACTACTACTTCGTTGACCGCTGGGACCTGTGGGTGTACTACTTGACATGGTACTTCGTGCTGGCGTTCCTGGACGTGGTCTTGCCCGGCAGAGTCATGGAAGGTGTCGAGCTAAGAGACGGCACTAAGTTGAAGTACAAGATCAACGGTGTCGCTCTGTCCACTTTCATGGTCGTGGTGGTAGCTATGCGTTGGCAATTGACCCAGGGTAGAGTGCCCGAGTTGCAATTCCTGTATAAGAATCACGTGGACATCTGTGTTATAGCCATCTTATTCTCCGCGCTGCTGGCTACTTACTGCTACATTGCCAGCTTCGTTCCTCTACTGATCAACTCACCAAATGGCGTCGGCACTAATGAGAAGATCCTGGCTCTAGGTGGTAACTCCGGCAACCCAATTTACGATTGGTTTATCGGCCGTGAGTTGAACCCTCGCATCGGTCCGCTGGATTTGAAGATGTTCAGTGAGTTGAGACCAGGTATGCTGCTGTGGTTATTGATCAACTTGTCCTGTCTGCATCATCACTACTTGAGAACTGGCACTTTCAATGATGCTTTGGTGCTAGTGAACTTGTTGCAAGGCTTCTACATCTTCGATGGTGTGTTAAACGAAGAAGGTGTGCTAACAATGATGGATATCACAACTGATGGTTTCGGGTTCATGCTTGCCTTCGGTGATCTGGCATTGGTCCCATTCACTTATTCTCTGCAAGCCAGATATTTGTCTGTCTCGCCTATTGAATTGGGTCTTCCAAGAGTTATCTTCATTGTTGGCGTGATGGCCCTAGGTTTCTACATCTTCCGTAGCGCCAACAAGCAGAAGTCTGACTTCAGACAAGGTAACCTACCACACTTGAAGAGTATTCAGACTAAGAGAGGCACAAAGCTTCTTGCGGACGGCTGGTGGGCAAAATCTCAGCACATCAACTACTTCGGGGACTGGTTGATCTCCTTGAGTTGGTGTCTAACCACCTGGTTCCAAACTCCTTTGACGTACTACTACTCCCTATACTTCGCTACTTTGCTGCTGCATAGACAACAAAGAGATGAGCATAAATGTAGAGAGAAGTACGGTGAGAACTGGGCAGAGTACGAAAAGCAAGTGCCATACAAGATAATCCCATATGTGTATTAA
- the HCH1 gene encoding Hch1p (CAGL0I02992g~Ortholog(s) have ATPase activator activity, chaperone binding activity, role in protein folding and cytoplasm, nucleus localization), which translates to MAVLNPNNWHWIDKNTLPWSKEYFNQKFDELCVAVPEEKVVKVSSVVVKGDSNVSQRKGKPICYYDLHLTMDVLLDEDNVGSVEIPEFMHDDMDFEIKMNCSDAEIRDQLNKVFIPKLMELMGQYQKDLLEEHSRDLQMSN; encoded by the coding sequence ATGGCTGTGTTGAATCCTAACAACTGGCACTGGATAGACAAGAACACTTTGCCTTGGTCTAAGGAGTACTTCAACCAGAAGTTTGATGAGCTCTGTGTGGCTGTTCCCGAAGAAAAGGTTGTCAAAGTGAGCTCCGTTGTGGTTAAAGGTGACTCTAACGTTAGTCAACGTAAGGGTAAGCCAATTTGCTACTACGACCTGCATTTGACCATGGATGTCCTCCTGGATGAGGACAACGTCGGCTCAGTGGAGATTCCAGAGTTCATGCATGACGACATGGACTTTGAGATCAAGATGAACTGCTCTGATGCTGAAATCAGGGACCAATTGAATAAGGTGTTCATCCCAAAGTTGATGGAGCTAATGGGTCAATACCAGAAAGATCTGCTAGAAGAACACTCAAGGGATTTGCAAATGTCGAACTAA
- a CDS encoding uncharacterized protein (CAGL0I03014g~Ortholog(s) have ribonuclease MRP activity, ribonuclease P activity and role in intronic box C/D snoRNA processing, nuclear-transcribed mRNA catabolic process, endonucleolytic cleavage-dependent decay, rRNA processing, tRNA processing), producing the protein MMKRGGRVIPVLEDPYSNEKWPYCTPEQLELLDTYMDKSVLRALKNSKPGEETGVVFDIAEILRVLQSESADVYVLALWNDSMLMRQLRLLVAVKNVPLIPINKKINNKLLEHVGDSYADVLLLKKTASLDQSLANLLDSIEQPPTPFLEPVRYHPTTIS; encoded by the coding sequence ATGATGAAACGTGGAGGGCGTGTTATCCCGGTGTTGGAAGACCCGTACTCGAATGAGAAGTGGCCTTACTGCACGCCAGAACAACTGGAACTGCTGGACACATACATGGACAAATCTGTACTACGTGCGCTGAAGAACAGCAAGCCTGGCGAAGAGACGGGCGTCGTGTTTGATATCGCGGAGATCCTGCGAGTGCTACAGTCCGAGAGCGCGGATGTGTACGTCCTAGCGCTGTGGAACGACTCGATGCTGATGCGCCAATTGAGACTGCTCGTGGCTGTGAAAAACGTACCTCTAATCCCGATcaacaagaagatcaacaaCAAGCTACTGGAACACGTCGGGGATTCATACGCCGACGTGCTGCTCCTGAAGAAGACAGCATCGCTGGATCAGAGCCTGGCAAACTTGCTGGACTCGATCGAACAACCGCCGACACCCTTCCTGGAGCCCGTGAGATATCATCCGACTACTATCTCATGA
- the MRPL10 gene encoding mitochondrial 54S ribosomal protein uL15m (CAGL0I03036g~Ortholog(s) have structural constituent of ribosome activity and mitochondrial large ribosomal subunit, nucleolus localization), producing MMLRFLGSLRNGFVTSRRYVSIMGQLHPAEGAKQSYKRLGRGPSSGKGKTSGRGQKGQKARGKVKSWFEGGQTPIYKLFPKIGFTNVNARPLKVLNLQRIQEFYDAGRLKLGEGEVLDMKKMKDVGLVTGPIRDGIKILAKGQFVYNLPYKVEASRASSKAVKAIESAGGSFVARYFSRMGLRAHLVPNWFLEKRGRLPLPARPVKRKDIDYYSKEENRGYLVVENDPYLKMIQESKAQGRNKIRSAKTKKSALDIQLEALQENFIPPSSKSKTVGLK from the coding sequence ATGATGCTCAGGTTTTTGGGTTCCCTCAGGAATGGATTTGTTACCTCGAGGAGGTATGTCAGCATCATGGGCCAGTTGCATCCTGCCGAAGGTGCCAAGCAGAGCTATAAGAGGCTGGGACGTGGTCCCTCGAGTGGTAAAGGTAAGACTTCTGGGAGGGGTCAGAAGGGTCAGAAGGCTAGAGGTAAAGTGAAGTCGTGGTTTGAAGGTGGTCAGACCCCCATCTACAAGCTGTTTCCGAAGATTGGTTTCACCAATGTCAATGCACGTCCTCTGAAGGTATTAAACTTGCAAAGAATACAAGAGTTTTATGATGCTGGCAGACTGAAACTGGGCGAAGGTGAAGTACTAGacatgaagaagatgaaggaTGTTGGTTTGGTTACTGGTCCAATTAGAGATGGAATAAAGATTCTAGCCAAGGGGCAGTTTGTGTATAACTTGCCATACAAAGTTGAAGCCAGTAGAGCCTCGAGCAAAGCAGTTAAAGCTATAGAATCGGCGGGAGGGTCGTTTGTTGCCAGATACTTCAGCAGAATGGGCCTTCGTGCACATTTGGTTCCAAATTGGTTCTTAGAGAAGAGAGGAAGATTGCCTCTGCCAGCAAGACCAGTTAAAAGAAAGGATATTGACTACTAcagtaaagaagaaaaccGTGGTTACTTGGTTGTTGAAAACGATCCATACTTGAAGATGATCCAGGAATCCAAGGCTCAAGGTAGAAATAAGATCAGATCTGCCAAGACTAAAAAGAGTGCCTTGGATATTCAATTAGAAGCGTTGCAAGAGAATTTCATACcaccttcttcaaaatcaaagacTGTGGGGTTGAAATGA
- the URA3 gene encoding orotidine-5'-phosphate decarboxylase (CAGL0I03080g~Orotidine 5'-phosphate decarboxylase, catalyzes a step in pyrimidine biosynthesis; protein abundance decreased in ace2 mutant cells), whose translation MSSASYLQRAEAHPSPVASKLLKLMHEKKTNLCASLDVTTTSELLKLVDTLGPYICLLKTHVDILSDFSFENTVKPLKEMAAKHNFLIFEDRKFADIGNTVKLQYTSGVYKIAEWADITNAHGVTGQGIVTGLKQGAEETTNEPRGLLMLAELSSKGSLAHGEYTKGTVDIAKSDKDFVIGFIAQKDMGGRDEGFDWLIMTPGVGLDDKGDALGQQYRTVDEVFSTGTDIIIVGRGLFAKGRDPKTEGERYRKAGWDAYLKRIGN comes from the coding sequence ATGTCCAGTGCCTCATATTTACAAAGAGCCGAGGCTCACCCTAGTCCAGTTGCTTCCAAGTTGCTGAAACTTATGCATGAGAAGAAAACCAATCTTTGTGCTTCTCTAGAcgtcaccaccaccagCGAATTGTTGAAGTTGGTTGACACTTTGGGTCCATACATTTGCTTGCTTAAGACTCATGTTGATATTCTATCAGACTTCTCCTTCGAGAACACTGTTAAGccattgaaagaaatggCAGCCAAGCAcaacttcttgatttttGAAGATAGAAAATTTGCAGACATTGGTAATACTGTTAAGTTGCAATACACATCAGGTGTTTACAAAATTGCAGAATGGGCTGATATCACCAACGCTCATGGTGTTACCGGCCAAGGTATCGTCACTGGTTTAAAGCAAGGTGCTGAGGAAACCACCAATGAACCTAGAGGGCTTTTAATGCTTGCAGAGTTGTCATCTAAGGGCTCTTTAGCTCATGGTGAGTACACTAAAGGCACTGTAGATATTGCTAAATCTGATAAGGACTTTGTCATTGGATTCATTGCTCAAAAGGATATGGGTGGTAGAGACGAGGGCTTTGACTGGCTAATAATGACTCCTGGTGTCGGTCTAGATGATAAAGGCGATGCACTTGGTCAACAGTACAGAACTGTTGATGAGGTCTTTTCAACCGGTACAGATATTATCATCGTTGGCAGAGGCCTATTCGCCAAGGGCAGAGATCCAAAGACTGAAGGTGAACGTTACAGAAAAGCCGGCTGGGATGCTtacttgaaaagaataGGAAACTGA